From the Paraburkholderia sp. PREW-6R genome, one window contains:
- the rlmN gene encoding 23S rRNA (adenine(2503)-C(2))-methyltransferase RlmN yields the protein MTSSPCVNLLDLDAQGLVAYCDSLGEKPFRAKQLQRWIHQYNAADFDGMTDLAKSLREKLKGRATIAMPGIVSDHISTDGTRKWLIDVGNSNAVETVFIPEETRGTLCVSSQAGCAVNCRFCSTGKQGFSRNLTTGEIIGQLRMAEFALRASRGTDGGRATGGDGKGERAVTNVVMMGMGEPLLNYDAVVPAMRLMLDDNAYGLSRRRVTLSTSGVVPMMDRLGADLPVALAVSLHAPSDPLRDMLVPLNRKYPLRELMAACQRYLKVAPRDFITFEYCMLDGVNDSEAQARELLAVTRDVPCKFNLIPFNPFPESGLIRSKPEQIKRFAQVLMDAGVVTTVRKTRGDDIDAACGQLAGAVKDRTRLAERTGRAAKVIEVRAV from the coding sequence ATGACGAGCAGTCCCTGCGTCAACCTTCTCGACCTCGACGCCCAAGGGCTTGTCGCCTATTGCGACAGCCTGGGCGAGAAACCGTTTCGCGCCAAGCAATTGCAGCGCTGGATTCATCAGTACAACGCTGCCGACTTCGACGGCATGACCGATCTGGCGAAGTCCTTGCGCGAAAAGCTGAAAGGGCGCGCCACGATCGCGATGCCCGGCATTGTCAGCGACCATATTTCCACCGACGGCACACGCAAGTGGCTGATCGACGTCGGCAACAGCAACGCGGTCGAAACCGTCTTTATTCCCGAGGAGACGCGGGGCACGCTGTGCGTGTCGTCGCAAGCCGGGTGTGCGGTGAACTGCCGTTTCTGTTCCACCGGCAAACAGGGTTTCTCCCGCAATCTCACCACCGGCGAGATCATTGGCCAGTTGCGTATGGCCGAGTTCGCGTTGCGCGCGTCACGCGGGACAGACGGCGGCCGTGCCACGGGGGGTGACGGCAAGGGTGAGCGGGCGGTCACGAACGTCGTGATGATGGGCATGGGCGAGCCGCTGCTCAACTACGACGCGGTCGTGCCTGCCATGCGACTGATGCTCGACGACAACGCCTACGGCCTGTCGCGTCGTCGCGTAACGTTGTCTACTTCCGGCGTCGTGCCGATGATGGACCGGCTCGGCGCGGATCTTCCAGTAGCGCTTGCGGTGTCGCTGCATGCGCCAAGCGATCCGCTGCGTGACATGCTCGTGCCGCTGAACAGGAAGTATCCGCTGCGCGAACTGATGGCTGCCTGCCAGCGCTATCTGAAAGTCGCGCCGCGCGATTTCATTACCTTTGAATATTGCATGCTCGACGGAGTGAACGACAGCGAAGCGCAAGCGCGCGAGTTGCTGGCGGTCACGCGCGACGTGCCGTGCAAATTCAATCTGATTCCGTTCAATCCGTTTCCGGAATCAGGTCTCATTCGCTCCAAACCGGAGCAGATCAAGCGGTTTGCGCAAGTGCTGATGGACGCGGGCGTCGTCACCACGGTGCGCAAAACACGCGGCGATGATATCGACGCTGCCTGTGGTCAGTTAGCCGGCGCGGTGAAAGACCGCACGCGGCTCGCTGAGCGCACCGGGAGGGCGGCAAAGGTTATCGAGGTTCGCGCCGTGTAG
- the ndk gene encoding nucleoside-diphosphate kinase, translating into MAIERTLSIIKPDAVAKNVIGQIYSRFENAGLKIVASRMVHLSRADAEKFYAVHAARPFFKDLVEFMISGPVVVQALEGENAILKHRDLMGATDPKKAEKGTIRADFADSIDANAVHGSDAPETAAAEIAFFFPQVNVYSR; encoded by the coding sequence ATGGCGATCGAACGCACCCTGTCGATTATCAAGCCGGACGCAGTGGCCAAGAACGTGATCGGCCAGATCTACAGCCGTTTCGAAAACGCTGGTCTGAAGATCGTGGCGTCGCGCATGGTTCATCTGTCGCGCGCTGACGCGGAGAAGTTCTACGCTGTGCACGCTGCACGTCCGTTCTTCAAGGATCTGGTCGAGTTCATGATCTCCGGCCCGGTGGTTGTTCAGGCGCTGGAAGGCGAGAACGCCATCCTGAAGCATCGCGACCTGATGGGCGCAACGGACCCGAAGAAAGCGGAGAAGGGCACGATTCGCGCTGATTTCGCAGACAGCATCGACGCGAACGCAGTGCACGGTTCGGACGCGCCTGAAACGGCAGCGGCTGAAATCGCTTTCTTCTTCCCGCAAGTCAACGTTTACTCGCGTTAA